From Vibrio aerogenes, a single genomic window includes:
- the bioF gene encoding 8-amino-7-oxononanoate synthase translates to MTLLEKRITAALSQREENGLARKMIPFERKQGDMLVHHGQSYLNFSSNDYLGLATDPSLVSAWQDGLSRYGCGSAASPLVTGFHQAHRSLEAQLCEWLGYERAILFSSGFSANQAVIFSLLKKDDLLLQDRLNHASLMEAGALSPARMKRFRHNDMTHLEQLISPDEACLVVTEGVFSMDGDHAPLKDIRRLTAERALMMVDDAHGIGIAGPDGTGSCAASGVKAELLLVTFGKAFGLSGAALLCDQATGDYLMQFARHHVYSTAIPPSQAHALSHALQMIQTQHWRREKLQHLQQCYDDAFSSFAGYVSTPTPVKPLIIGDIESLQTTSEMLKSKGFWVGAIRPPTVPEGTARLRMTLTANHTEMQIHQLASALKESIEVCFDR, encoded by the coding sequence ATGACCCTACTTGAAAAGCGAATCACGGCGGCATTGAGTCAGCGGGAAGAAAATGGTCTGGCCCGCAAGATGATTCCGTTTGAACGAAAACAGGGTGATATGCTGGTTCATCATGGACAGTCGTATCTGAATTTTTCTTCGAATGATTATCTGGGACTGGCAACGGACCCGTCTCTGGTTTCGGCCTGGCAGGATGGTTTATCCCGCTATGGCTGCGGGAGTGCAGCATCGCCGTTGGTGACCGGCTTTCATCAGGCGCACCGGTCTTTAGAAGCTCAGCTTTGTGAGTGGCTGGGCTATGAGCGGGCGATTCTGTTTTCATCCGGTTTTAGTGCTAATCAGGCGGTAATTTTCTCTTTATTGAAGAAAGATGATTTATTGTTACAAGATCGCTTGAATCATGCTTCTTTGATGGAAGCGGGCGCATTGAGTCCGGCGAGAATGAAGCGCTTTCGTCATAATGATATGACGCATCTTGAACAGCTGATTTCGCCGGATGAAGCCTGTCTGGTTGTGACAGAAGGTGTCTTCAGTATGGATGGCGACCACGCACCACTGAAGGATATCCGGAGACTGACCGCTGAGCGGGCACTGATGATGGTTGATGATGCACACGGGATCGGCATCGCCGGACCTGATGGCACCGGAAGCTGTGCAGCAAGCGGCGTGAAAGCGGAGCTGTTATTGGTGACGTTTGGCAAAGCATTCGGTCTTTCGGGCGCTGCTCTGTTATGTGATCAGGCGACCGGGGATTACCTGATGCAGTTTGCCCGACATCATGTTTATTCTACAGCGATACCACCGTCTCAGGCACATGCGCTGAGTCATGCACTACAGATGATTCAGACGCAGCACTGGCGCAGGGAAAAACTGCAGCATCTCCAGCAGTGTTATGACGACGCTTTTTCATCTTTTGCCGGATATGTAAGCACACCGACTCCTGTGAAGCCTTTGATTATTGGTGATATTGAGTCTTTGCAAACGACGTCTGAGATGCTGAAAAGTAAAGGCTTCTGGGTCGGGGCTATTCGTCCGCCGACGGTGCCGGAAGGAACCGCGAGACTGAGAATGACATTAACCGCAAATCATACA
- the bioB gene encoding biotin synthase BioB, translating to MEVRHNWTVAEVNALLDKPFMDLLFEAQQVHRQHQLHNYVQVSTLLSIKTGACPEDCKYCPQSAHYRTDVEKERLMEVEQVLDAAKRAKSSGSTRFCMGAAWKNPKARDMPYLKQMISGVKDMGLETCMTLGMLTPEQAKELANAGLDYYNHNLDTSPEFYGNIITTRTYQDRLDTLSHVRDAGMKICSGGIIGMGESVNDRAGLFVELANLPVHPESVPINMLVKVKGTPLEEVDDVEPFDFIRLIAVARIMMPQSAVRLSAGREQMNEQMQALCFMAGANSIFYGCKLLTTPNPAEDSDMMLFRKLGINSQAVVQKPDEIQENELMERVVERVAARPSEDDLFYEASV from the coding sequence GTGGAAGTTCGTCATAACTGGACGGTGGCAGAAGTGAATGCATTACTTGATAAGCCATTCATGGATTTGCTGTTTGAAGCGCAGCAGGTACACCGTCAACATCAACTGCATAACTATGTTCAGGTCAGCACATTACTCTCAATCAAGACGGGTGCCTGTCCGGAAGATTGTAAGTATTGCCCTCAAAGTGCCCACTACCGGACCGATGTAGAAAAAGAGCGTCTGATGGAAGTTGAGCAGGTGCTGGATGCGGCTAAAAGAGCGAAATCATCGGGTTCAACCCGCTTTTGTATGGGCGCTGCCTGGAAGAATCCGAAAGCCAGGGATATGCCCTATCTGAAACAGATGATTTCCGGTGTGAAAGATATGGGGCTGGAAACCTGTATGACACTGGGGATGTTAACCCCTGAACAAGCCAAAGAGTTAGCGAATGCAGGGCTGGATTATTATAACCACAACCTGGATACCTCACCTGAGTTTTACGGCAATATCATTACGACGCGGACATATCAGGATCGTCTGGATACTTTGTCGCATGTACGTGACGCCGGGATGAAAATCTGCTCAGGCGGAATTATTGGCATGGGTGAAAGTGTCAATGATCGGGCCGGTTTATTTGTGGAGCTGGCTAACTTGCCCGTGCATCCGGAAAGTGTGCCAATCAATATGCTGGTTAAAGTAAAAGGGACGCCACTGGAAGAAGTGGACGATGTTGAACCATTTGACTTTATTCGTTTAATTGCTGTTGCCCGGATTATGATGCCACAATCGGCAGTCCGGCTTTCTGCCGGCAGGGAGCAGATGAATGAGCAGATGCAGGCTTTATGTTTTATGGCCGGAGCAAACTCAATTTTTTATGGTTGTAAACTGCTGACCACGCCAAACCCTGCTGAAGACTCCGATATGATGTTATTCCGGAAACTGGGAATCAACAGCCAGGCTGTCGTGCAAAAACCTGATGAGATTCAGGAAAATGAGCTGATGGAACGGGTGGTTGAGCGGGTTGCAGCACGTCCTTCTGAAGACGATTTATTCTACGAAGCCAGCGTTTAG
- the bioA gene encoding adenosylmethionine--8-amino-7-oxononanoate transaminase, giving the protein MDLEFDRNHIWHPYTSTINPLTCYPVTKAFENKICLESGETLIDGMSSWWSAIHGYNHPALNAAASAQLEKMSHVMFGGLTHEPAVSLCKQLVALTPPSLSQVFLADSGSVAVEVALKMAMQYWHSRGEKRPHFLTLSHGYHGDTFAAMSVTDPDNSMHKIYKGFLPEHFFASSPQTGFREAWDPDDLNDFRARLEKHHTTIAAVILEPIVQGAGGMRIYHPQFLSEVRKLCDEFGILLILDEIATGFGRTGKLFASEHAGIEPDILCIGKALTGGYMTLSATLTTQHIARTVCEGEAQCFMHGPTFMGNPLACAVASASMNLIQQGDWKTQVKNIEAFFSRSLPALKQYTMVKEVRWLGAIGVVETVRPVNMEKIQALFVRHGVWIRPFGKLIYMMPPYMTPAEDLSRLIHAVEMALQQPDCFIQ; this is encoded by the coding sequence ATAGACTTGGAATTTGACCGAAATCATATTTGGCACCCCTACACTTCCACAATCAATCCGCTAACCTGTTACCCCGTGACCAAAGCCTTTGAGAATAAAATCTGTCTAGAGAGCGGCGAAACACTCATCGATGGCATGTCTTCCTGGTGGTCTGCAATTCACGGCTACAATCATCCGGCACTCAATGCAGCCGCCTCGGCCCAGCTGGAAAAGATGTCCCATGTCATGTTTGGCGGACTGACCCATGAACCGGCGGTCTCTTTGTGCAAACAACTCGTTGCGTTGACACCACCGTCCCTGAGCCAGGTTTTCCTCGCCGATTCCGGTTCAGTCGCTGTAGAAGTGGCCCTCAAAATGGCCATGCAATACTGGCACAGCCGGGGCGAGAAACGTCCTCATTTTCTGACACTGAGTCACGGCTATCACGGGGATACATTTGCTGCCATGTCTGTCACCGATCCGGATAACTCCATGCACAAAATCTACAAAGGTTTTCTGCCCGAGCACTTCTTTGCCAGTTCGCCACAAACCGGCTTCCGGGAGGCATGGGATCCGGATGATTTGAATGATTTCCGGGCCCGGCTGGAAAAACATCACACCACCATCGCTGCCGTCATTCTTGAGCCTATCGTTCAGGGGGCAGGTGGGATGCGGATTTATCACCCACAGTTTTTGTCTGAGGTCCGCAAGCTATGTGATGAATTCGGTATTTTGCTGATTCTGGACGAAATTGCCACCGGATTTGGCAGAACCGGAAAACTGTTTGCTTCTGAGCATGCAGGCATTGAACCTGACATTTTGTGCATCGGTAAAGCACTGACCGGGGGTTACATGACTCTTTCAGCGACACTCACCACACAGCATATCGCCCGGACAGTCTGCGAAGGTGAAGCACAATGTTTTATGCACGGTCCGACGTTCATGGGCAATCCCCTCGCCTGCGCAGTGGCATCTGCAAGTATGAATCTCATTCAACAGGGTGACTGGAAAACTCAGGTCAAAAACATTGAAGCATTTTTCTCCCGTTCACTGCCGGCACTCAAACAATATACGATGGTCAAAGAAGTCCGCTGGCTGGGGGCCATTGGCGTGGTTGAAACCGTTCGTCCGGTGAATATGGAAAAAATTCAGGCCCTGTTTGTCCGTCATGGTGTCTGGATACGTCCGTTTGGTAAACTTATTTATATGATGCCGCCATACATGACGCCTGCTGAAGACCTGTCCCGGTTGATACATGCAGTTGAGATGGCCCTGCAGCAGCCGGATTGCTTTATTCAGTAA
- a CDS encoding Hsp20/alpha crystallin family protein, with protein MSLIPRDSWSDFHRFFDHAFPSIRSMSGAGVFSPKVDVLEKDTAFEIIADLPGVDKKNISVTCRDSTLTIEASTIRSEERTDEDKIIHKERFEGKIMRTFNLSDNIDPKDIYAEFEDGVLVVVVPKMESTKSGEAYHVEIS; from the coding sequence ATGAGCTTAATCCCACGTGACTCATGGTCTGATTTTCATCGTTTTTTTGACCATGCATTTCCATCCATACGATCCATGTCCGGTGCCGGAGTTTTCTCACCCAAAGTCGATGTTCTTGAGAAAGATACGGCGTTTGAAATCATTGCTGATTTGCCGGGTGTTGATAAAAAAAACATCTCGGTGACATGTCGTGACAGCACACTGACCATTGAAGCATCAACCATAAGGAGCGAAGAACGTACCGATGAAGATAAAATCATTCATAAGGAGCGTTTTGAAGGTAAAATTATGCGCACCTTTAATCTGAGTGACAATATTGATCCGAAAGATATCTATGCTGAATTTGAAGATGGTGTATTGGTGGTGGTGGTCCCTAAGATGGAATCAACCAAATCCGGAGAAGCATACCATGTTGAAATCAGCTGA
- a CDS encoding DUF6055 domain-containing protein, producing the protein MKKSSNKLLIPVFSAIVATVPVCAAHAGVSLTGHAGDSQVSLSWSDAGTGSVYQVYYDTDSNPAGRVRLTSLSSSKHAYTASNLHNGTPYWFWIKYKDSNGQLVNSNAFSATPASTEDQSSSDTSSSADSYAASLSSDWQGAYEQANTYSCVSGSWQTPSTTGDTGQPLRLESDHFAAYWADGTNIDTSKARTALNTLETIWTAYFGRVKFKEPYCESSQKFKATVHFGNDFGLTGGGWFKNGHRLMGMWVGPATASDKWGLAHEFAHGAQFMTTAFPGCNGRGCWIYESHANWMAHQVFPDNVHCSEMLVNTPHLHYGNSRTRYCNWQFMEYVKDKFGIGVIGKMWSAAATNQDEWQKLMQNQGWDIKRLNDEFGDWAMHNVTWDYLDINGTNRGAFFRQAYGAIDQAPGANTQRRLRLTQLETLNSDWKTNHRFVSPYYWAPQRWGYNIVRLYPESGATKVTVKFRGVVQQNANSDWRWGLVATDTRLDSPRYSTIQRGSDNQASIIINAGDEVYLVVMATPSQYQKILWARHASDGTPYPSIYRYPYMVEVQGAWPDGFKSGNRDACPSGTVRHNNGGGCATTNTPSSVFVGPYATVLGGTVTGNSRIEDHATIIHGNVSGQSTVGALTLLGSESNMPYSWYHTFTVKDSATVKSTFYPMGWFGDKTASGNVTLLGDLEYYSDKSSNFFYGLVNDSWNGDSSINDVTVKPPYVWR; encoded by the coding sequence ATGAAAAAAAGCAGCAACAAATTACTCATACCGGTATTCTCGGCCATCGTCGCTACGGTACCGGTATGCGCGGCTCATGCCGGCGTTTCACTGACGGGTCATGCCGGAGACAGCCAGGTCAGTCTGAGCTGGAGTGATGCCGGAACAGGCTCTGTTTATCAGGTCTATTACGACACTGACAGCAATCCCGCCGGGCGTGTACGCCTGACCAGTCTGTCCTCCTCCAAACATGCTTATACTGCATCAAATCTTCATAATGGCACACCATACTGGTTCTGGATTAAATACAAAGACAGCAATGGTCAACTTGTCAATTCAAACGCATTCTCTGCAACACCGGCCTCCACCGAAGATCAAAGCTCATCAGACACATCTTCTTCAGCTGATTCATATGCAGCCAGCTTATCTTCAGACTGGCAGGGGGCGTATGAGCAGGCAAATACTTATTCCTGTGTCAGCGGCTCCTGGCAAACACCATCAACCACCGGAGACACCGGTCAGCCACTCCGTCTGGAAAGTGATCACTTTGCTGCTTACTGGGCCGACGGCACCAATATTGATACATCCAAAGCGCGGACGGCACTCAATACACTCGAAACCATCTGGACAGCTTATTTTGGCCGGGTCAAATTTAAAGAGCCTTACTGTGAATCCAGTCAGAAATTTAAAGCAACTGTCCATTTCGGGAACGATTTCGGGCTGACCGGCGGTGGCTGGTTTAAAAACGGACATCGCCTGATGGGAATGTGGGTCGGACCGGCAACAGCTTCAGACAAGTGGGGACTGGCACATGAGTTTGCCCATGGCGCACAATTTATGACCACTGCATTTCCTGGCTGTAATGGCCGCGGATGCTGGATTTATGAAAGCCATGCAAACTGGATGGCACATCAGGTATTTCCTGATAATGTCCACTGTAGTGAAATGTTAGTCAACACACCTCACCTCCACTACGGAAACAGCCGGACCCGTTACTGTAACTGGCAGTTTATGGAGTACGTGAAAGATAAGTTTGGCATCGGCGTCATCGGAAAAATGTGGTCAGCTGCGGCAACGAATCAGGACGAATGGCAAAAACTGATGCAGAATCAGGGATGGGATATCAAGAGACTGAATGATGAGTTCGGTGACTGGGCGATGCATAATGTCACCTGGGATTATCTTGATATCAACGGCACCAACCGGGGCGCATTTTTCAGACAGGCTTACGGCGCAATTGATCAGGCTCCGGGAGCGAATACACAACGGCGTTTAAGACTGACTCAATTAGAAACGCTGAATTCAGACTGGAAAACGAATCACCGCTTTGTCTCACCTTATTATTGGGCACCGCAGCGCTGGGGATATAATATTGTCCGCCTTTATCCTGAATCCGGTGCAACAAAAGTAACGGTCAAATTCCGTGGCGTGGTTCAGCAAAATGCAAATTCCGACTGGCGATGGGGACTGGTTGCCACCGACACCCGTCTGGATTCACCCCGTTACAGTACCATTCAGCGTGGTTCAGACAACCAGGCTTCAATAATCATTAACGCTGGTGATGAAGTTTATCTGGTGGTGATGGCAACACCGTCTCAGTATCAAAAAATCCTCTGGGCAAGACACGCATCAGATGGCACGCCTTATCCTTCGATTTACCGTTATCCATACATGGTTGAGGTTCAGGGAGCATGGCCGGACGGATTTAAATCCGGCAACAGAGATGCCTGTCCTTCAGGCACAGTCCGGCACAATAACGGCGGTGGTTGCGCGACGACAAACACACCATCGTCTGTCTTCGTCGGCCCGTATGCAACGGTCCTGGGCGGTACAGTAACCGGCAACAGCCGTATTGAAGATCACGCGACCATCATCCATGGTAATGTAAGTGGTCAAAGTACTGTAGGCGCTCTGACACTCCTGGGCTCAGAAAGTAATATGCCTTATTCCTGGTATCACACGTTCACCGTAAAAGACAGCGCTACTGTGAAATCAACTTTCTATCCGATGGGATGGTTTGGTGATAAAACTGCCAGCGGTAACGTCACACTCCTGGGAGATTTGGAATATTATTCAGATAAGTCTTCCAATTTCTTCTATGGTCTGGTGAATGACAGCTGGAATGGTGACTCGTCCATCAATGATGTAACGGTGAAACCACCTTATGTCTGGCGTTAA
- a CDS encoding branched-chain amino acid aminotransferase, with amino-acid sequence MAAFGKNILPEMVIASFENGQWNEPVFAPSDRLELHPGAHVLHYSSTCFEGLKAFRHKDGSVFIFRPDANVKRMAQSSRLLRLPEVNEDQLFKMITDLVARFADDVPLPPGSMYIRPVHIGSEAAIGAAASPSASSLLYVLVSPVGDYFSGDSATLRILLKEDGMRSAPHMGMVKSGGNYASALGPILDAKAQYQADQILFCPDGHVQETGAANFIFIQGNELLTKSLDTSILHGVTRDSILTLAKDCGLQVVEKDLTVDELLERSARPDAEAALSGTAAALAPVGTFIHNDKEYTIGSGQTGEKTRQLRQRLCAIQSGEVEDKHHWLKKVN; translated from the coding sequence ATGGCTGCATTCGGAAAAAATATTTTACCTGAAATGGTCATTGCATCTTTTGAAAACGGACAATGGAATGAGCCGGTATTCGCACCGTCGGACCGTTTGGAATTACATCCCGGAGCACACGTGCTGCACTACTCAAGCACCTGCTTTGAAGGTTTGAAAGCTTTCCGCCATAAGGATGGCAGCGTCTTCATTTTCCGCCCGGACGCCAATGTCAAGAGAATGGCACAATCCAGCCGCTTACTGCGCCTGCCTGAAGTCAACGAAGATCAGCTGTTTAAGATGATTACTGACTTAGTCGCCCGTTTTGCTGATGATGTGCCGCTGCCTCCGGGCTCAATGTATATCCGCCCTGTACACATCGGTTCAGAGGCTGCAATTGGTGCCGCTGCATCCCCGTCAGCATCATCTTTACTGTATGTGCTGGTCTCTCCGGTTGGCGATTATTTCAGTGGTGACTCTGCCACGCTGCGCATTTTGCTGAAAGAAGACGGCATGCGTTCTGCCCCACACATGGGCATGGTGAAATCCGGCGGCAACTACGCCAGTGCGCTTGGCCCGATTCTGGATGCCAAAGCACAATATCAGGCTGATCAGATTCTGTTCTGTCCTGACGGACATGTTCAGGAAACCGGCGCTGCCAACTTTATCTTCATTCAGGGCAATGAATTGCTGACAAAATCTCTGGACACCAGCATCCTTCACGGTGTGACCCGTGACTCGATTCTGACGCTGGCGAAAGACTGCGGCCTTCAGGTGGTCGAAAAAGACCTGACAGTTGACGAGTTACTTGAGCGCTCAGCCCGGCCAGACGCCGAAGCAGCACTGTCAGGGACTGCCGCTGCCCTCGCACCGGTTGGCACCTTTATCCACAATGATAAAGAATACACCATTGGCTCAGGCCAGACCGGGGAAAAAACCCGTCAGTTAAGACAACGCCTGTGTGCTATCCAGTCTGGTGAAGTTGAAGATAAACATCACTGGCTGAAAAAAGTAAATTGA
- a CDS encoding methyl-accepting chemotaxis protein encodes MKNALMIRTKAVYLSVALVALACVMIYTVVQAFVLPVIQQETEEKELTRVQGLVNEIRAELDAGAVLTRNSAALAETLPLTSQDFQNFLPHMIDQFGNQKIAGGGIWPEPGAFQSGVERYSFFWGRNAQNQLELMNDYNVPEGPGYHHESWYTVGKRLSPGQCGWSEAYTDPVSGTAMITCTVAIHRDNRFWGVATTDLMLTGLDRMLHQMNQSSGGFTFVLGPDNQIVSFPDFRPDSLDMKKLASVAAKETALNPLLKAVQSGQSTSYLPEGVISGDEAILSLIPMPDYGLKIGMLLPSQVMMKPVGEMRSSLYLTVIPMLLIFGIVLVLYARKVMNWINETSRQIHHLIQGGSAATLEIHQRDEIGLLKEAVNDYGQHLHSLMVQIAGEADHAKHHAGELHDLAYVLSERSNQQLNDNTTLASAITEMAGSAEEVAQNTRRTSGMVDQTRTLIVERQAAVADNRQASEKLLGQLQDTVKIIQQLSDDAGQMGSMLNVIKEISEQTNLLALNAAIEAARAGEQGRGFAVVADEVRTLAGRSQGSASEIEKVIEQLRSSAVHGVETVTSARTLSEESVERSKQVFDGFNEILDVFSDISEHSTHIAQAAGQQADVSHEIHQLAEGIRLVNEENVSTARQMTTLSDVSKQSADRLHELSSQ; translated from the coding sequence ATGAAGAACGCATTGATGATCAGAACCAAAGCAGTTTATTTAAGTGTTGCTCTGGTCGCACTGGCCTGTGTCATGATTTATACCGTGGTGCAGGCTTTTGTGCTGCCGGTGATTCAGCAGGAAACCGAAGAAAAAGAACTGACAAGAGTTCAGGGACTCGTCAATGAAATTCGTGCTGAACTTGACGCTGGCGCTGTGCTGACGAGAAACAGTGCTGCACTGGCTGAGACTTTACCGCTGACAAGTCAGGATTTTCAGAATTTCCTGCCGCATATGATTGATCAGTTTGGTAATCAGAAAATTGCCGGAGGCGGTATCTGGCCTGAGCCGGGAGCGTTTCAATCTGGTGTTGAGCGGTATTCTTTCTTTTGGGGAAGGAATGCTCAGAATCAGCTTGAGCTGATGAATGACTATAATGTGCCGGAAGGCCCTGGCTATCATCATGAAAGCTGGTATACCGTTGGAAAACGTCTTTCGCCGGGCCAGTGTGGCTGGTCAGAAGCATATACCGACCCGGTCAGCGGTACGGCGATGATCACCTGTACGGTTGCGATTCACCGGGATAACCGGTTCTGGGGCGTTGCAACAACAGACCTGATGTTGACCGGGCTGGACCGGATGCTGCATCAGATGAATCAGTCTTCTGGTGGCTTCACTTTTGTGCTGGGCCCGGACAATCAGATTGTCAGCTTTCCGGACTTTCGCCCGGACAGCCTTGATATGAAAAAGCTTGCTTCTGTCGCCGCAAAAGAGACTGCTTTGAATCCTTTATTGAAGGCGGTTCAGTCCGGTCAATCCACCAGTTATCTGCCAGAAGGTGTGATCAGCGGAGATGAAGCGATTCTTTCTTTGATTCCGATGCCGGATTATGGTCTGAAAATAGGGATGCTTTTGCCTTCTCAGGTGATGATGAAGCCGGTTGGGGAAATGCGCAGCAGCCTGTACCTGACCGTGATTCCGATGTTACTGATTTTTGGGATCGTGCTGGTACTTTACGCACGTAAAGTGATGAACTGGATTAATGAAACCAGCCGGCAAATCCATCATCTGATTCAGGGTGGCAGTGCTGCAACGCTGGAAATTCATCAGCGGGATGAGATTGGGTTACTGAAAGAGGCGGTGAATGATTATGGTCAACATCTTCACAGCCTGATGGTTCAGATTGCCGGAGAAGCCGATCATGCTAAACATCATGCCGGAGAACTGCATGATCTGGCTTATGTGCTGAGCGAACGTTCAAACCAGCAACTGAATGACAATACGACGCTCGCCAGTGCAATTACTGAAATGGCCGGAAGTGCTGAAGAAGTGGCGCAAAATACCCGCCGGACCTCCGGCATGGTGGATCAGACAAGGACGCTGATTGTTGAGCGTCAGGCCGCCGTTGCTGATAACCGGCAGGCCAGTGAGAAGTTGTTAGGTCAGTTACAGGACACCGTGAAAATCATTCAACAGCTTTCGGATGATGCCGGGCAAATGGGCAGTATGCTGAATGTGATCAAAGAGATTTCTGAGCAGACGAATTTACTGGCACTGAATGCGGCCATTGAAGCGGCACGTGCAGGGGAGCAGGGCCGGGGTTTTGCGGTGGTTGCTGATGAAGTCCGGACACTTGCCGGCCGATCTCAGGGTTCAGCATCTGAGATTGAAAAAGTGATTGAGCAACTGCGAAGCTCAGCGGTACATGGTGTGGAGACCGTGACATCTGCCCGGACATTATCGGAAGAGAGTGTGGAGCGGTCGAAACAGGTCTTTGATGGATTTAATGAAATTCTCGATGTTTTCAGCGATATTTCTGAACATTCAACGCATATAGCGCAGGCCGCAGGGCAACAGGCAGATGTCAGCCATGAAATACATCAGCTTGCTGAGGGAATCCGGCTGGTGAATGAAGAGAACGTCAGCACGGCAAGGCAGATGACAACCCTCAGTGATGTGTCAAAGCAATCGGCAGATCGGTTGCATGAGCTGAGCAGCCAGTAA
- a CDS encoding DUF4434 domain-containing protein, with the protein MAASDRSAVRTKWRIVFTTLFVFLLVWGTQARGETTGIFYQPQNRDQSVSIREWQQLFSQTDRYGLKEIVAQWNQYGTAQFNGPDGWLGQVLDIAISADKTIWLGLYSDPDYFTHIHQSDLTDQQTYLESYLMQVNLSYQRWQGWIESRGASVNGVYLPAEFTDYDFSQPEQRQMLKDVLTRFIADYPIPVMVSVYWASQIPFEQFRAWVRELESIGLTVLIQDDQGANINQFPDGENPYNSLECSYNMITEIYKQVRPYPNFEARRLTKKEFRDRVSLRECHLNYLFSLRYLPVSKNPLAL; encoded by the coding sequence ATGGCAGCATCTGATCGATCCGCAGTCCGGACAAAATGGCGAATCGTATTTACTACGCTTTTCGTTTTTCTTTTAGTCTGGGGAACACAGGCCCGCGGTGAAACCACGGGTATTTTTTATCAACCGCAAAACAGAGACCAAAGCGTCTCAATCCGTGAGTGGCAACAACTCTTCAGTCAAACTGATCGCTATGGTCTGAAAGAAATTGTGGCTCAGTGGAATCAATATGGCACAGCACAGTTTAACGGACCTGACGGATGGCTTGGTCAGGTGCTCGATATCGCTATCAGTGCTGACAAAACCATTTGGCTGGGCCTTTATTCCGATCCGGATTATTTCACGCATATCCATCAGTCTGACCTGACTGATCAGCAGACTTATCTCGAAAGTTACCTGATGCAGGTCAACCTGAGTTATCAGCGCTGGCAGGGATGGATAGAGAGCCGTGGGGCCTCAGTGAACGGTGTTTATTTACCGGCAGAGTTCACGGACTATGATTTTTCACAACCTGAGCAGCGGCAAATGCTCAAAGATGTGTTGACCCGTTTTATTGCTGATTACCCGATACCTGTTATGGTCAGTGTTTACTGGGCAAGTCAGATTCCGTTTGAGCAATTCAGGGCATGGGTCCGGGAGCTTGAAAGTATCGGACTTACGGTCCTGATTCAGGATGATCAGGGGGCCAACATTAATCAGTTTCCGGATGGAGAAAATCCCTACAACAGTCTGGAATGCTCTTATAACATGATTACAGAAATTTATAAGCAGGTACGGCCGTATCCGAATTTTGAAGCCCGTCGTTTAACCAAGAAAGAGTTCAGGGATCGGGTCAGTCTGCGTGAATGTCATCTGAATTATCTCTTCTCATTGCGTTATCTGCCGGTGAGTAAGAATCCTCTGGCGTTATAG